In one window of Corynebacterium mycetoides DNA:
- the glgC gene encoding glucose-1-phosphate adenylyltransferase — protein MKTQPRVLAIVLAGGEGKRLFPLTADRAKPAVPFAGNYRLIDFVLSNLVNAGYMRIAVLTQYKSHSLDRHVATAWNVSGPTPQYIASVPAQQRRGKRWFSGSADAIVQSLNLIYDDKPDYVLVFGADHVYRMDPSQMVEDHIASGKDATVAGIRVPRHEATAFGCIQADADGTITEFLEKPADPPGTPDDPEVTFASMGNYVFSTEPLIKALLEDEENDDSDHDMGGDIIPYFVRKGQANVYDFSGNEVPGATERDKGYWRDVGTIDSFYEAHMDLISSLPIFNLYNKAWPIHSTEEDNLPPAKFVMGGIAQESIVASGSIISGATVRNSVVSTDVLVEEGATVEGSVLLPGVRVGKGAVVRRAILDKNVYVSDGEYIGVDIERDRGRFTISDGGVVVVGKNEVI, from the coding sequence GTGAAAACACAGCCGAGAGTTCTTGCTATCGTCCTCGCGGGAGGAGAGGGGAAGCGCCTGTTCCCCCTCACCGCAGACCGCGCCAAGCCCGCCGTGCCGTTCGCGGGCAACTACCGCCTGATCGATTTCGTCCTGTCCAATCTGGTCAACGCCGGCTACATGCGCATCGCGGTGCTGACGCAGTACAAGTCGCACTCGCTCGACCGTCACGTGGCCACCGCGTGGAACGTCTCGGGTCCGACCCCGCAGTACATCGCGTCGGTGCCCGCCCAGCAGCGCCGCGGCAAGCGCTGGTTTTCCGGCTCGGCCGACGCCATCGTGCAGTCGCTCAACCTGATTTACGACGACAAGCCGGACTACGTGCTGGTCTTCGGCGCCGACCACGTCTACCGCATGGACCCGTCCCAGATGGTGGAGGACCACATCGCCTCCGGCAAGGACGCCACCGTCGCGGGCATCCGGGTGCCGCGCCACGAGGCCACCGCGTTCGGGTGCATCCAGGCCGACGCGGACGGCACCATCACGGAGTTCTTGGAAAAGCCGGCCGACCCGCCCGGCACCCCGGATGACCCGGAGGTGACGTTCGCCTCCATGGGCAACTACGTCTTTTCCACGGAGCCGCTGATCAAGGCGCTGCTGGAGGACGAGGAGAACGACGACTCCGACCACGACATGGGCGGCGACATCATCCCGTACTTCGTGCGCAAGGGCCAGGCCAACGTCTACGACTTCTCCGGCAACGAGGTGCCGGGCGCGACCGAGCGCGACAAGGGCTACTGGCGCGACGTGGGCACCATCGACTCGTTCTACGAGGCCCACATGGACCTGATTTCCTCGCTGCCGATCTTCAACCTGTACAACAAGGCGTGGCCGATCCACTCCACGGAGGAGGACAACCTGCCCCCGGCGAAGTTCGTCATGGGCGGCATCGCGCAGGAGTCCATCGTGGCGTCCGGGTCCATCATCTCGGGCGCGACGGTGCGCAACTCCGTGGTCTCCACCGACGTGCTCGTGGAGGAAGGCGCGACCGTCGAGGGGTCCGTGCTCCTTCCGGGCGTGCGCGTGGGCAAGGGCGCGGTCGTGCGCCGCGCCATTTTGGACAAGAACGTCTACGTCTCCGACGGCGAGTACATCGGCGTAGACATCGAGCGCGACCGCGGCCGCTTCACCATCTCCGACGGAGGCGTCGTCGTGGTGGGCAAGAACGAAGTGATCTAG